A single genomic interval of Phycisphaerae bacterium harbors:
- a CDS encoding CBS domain-containing protein encodes MTEQARKVREIMTTEVVTIGMDETLETARRIFNQRRFHHLIVVEGGKPVGVISDRDLLKNLSPFVGVRMSERAQDIETLRRRIHQVMTRRLVSIEPDAPVAQAARAMMHHKVSCLPVIKNGSTLVGIITLRDLVRWVVIDSIEK; translated from the coding sequence ATGACGGAACAAGCTCGAAAAGTGCGCGAGATCATGACCACCGAAGTCGTCACCATCGGCATGGACGAGACGCTGGAGACCGCCCGGCGAATCTTCAATCAGCGCCGGTTCCACCACCTGATCGTGGTTGAGGGCGGCAAGCCCGTGGGCGTTATTTCGGATCGAGATCTGCTGAAAAACCTCAGCCCGTTTGTCGGCGTTCGCATGAGCGAGCGCGCCCAGGACATCGAGACGCTGAGAAGACGCATCCACCAGGTCATGACGCGCAGACTGGTCTCGATTGAACCCGACGCCCCGGTCGCCCAGGCGGCCCGTGCCATGATGCACCATAAGGTCTCGTGCCTGCCGGTTATCAAGAACGGCTCCACCCTGGTCGGTATCATCACTCTGCGCGACCTCGTCCGATGGGTGGTGATCGATTCGATCGAAAAGTAG
- a CDS encoding GNAT family N-acetyltransferase, with translation MANAEIIPVGMNDLPLIVDLYNEIFRPGREHAFFAHRLGTQRNPLLLLAQVQKRPVGFALGYELKQSTFYCWYIGVLPEFRRAGVASQMMEAMTAWARDQGYQIIRFECYNRHRPMLHVAIRQNYNVVGIRYDADAEDNLIILEQNVNEEAAD, from the coding sequence ATGGCCAACGCCGAAATCATTCCCGTCGGGATGAACGACCTGCCGCTCATCGTCGATCTCTACAACGAGATCTTTCGCCCGGGCCGCGAGCACGCTTTCTTCGCTCATCGTCTGGGCACACAGCGCAACCCGTTGCTTCTCCTCGCCCAGGTCCAGAAGCGCCCGGTCGGCTTTGCCCTCGGTTACGAGCTCAAGCAGAGCACGTTTTACTGCTGGTACATCGGCGTCTTGCCGGAATTCCGACGCGCCGGCGTCGCCTCCCAGATGATGGAGGCCATGACGGCATGGGCTCGCGACCAGGGTTACCAGATCATCCGCTTCGAGTGCTACAACCGACATCGCCCGATGCTTCACGTCGCCATCCGGCAGAACTACAACGTCGTCGGCATTCGGTATGACGCCGACGCCGAGGACAATCTGATTATTCTCGAACAAAACGTTAATGAAGAAGCTGCCGATTAG
- a CDS encoding tetratricopeptide repeat protein has protein sequence MPRIEQIERMLASSPDDVFLNFALAMEQVKVGRQEQAVAGFRRVIELDPDYVPAYTQLSNALIDLGRKEEAKAVLASGVEAAARAGDKHAAGKMGDKLKLLE, from the coding sequence GTGCCGCGAATCGAACAAATCGAGAGAATGCTCGCGTCCAGTCCGGACGACGTTTTCCTGAACTTCGCCCTGGCCATGGAGCAAGTCAAGGTTGGGCGGCAAGAGCAGGCCGTCGCGGGCTTCCGGCGGGTCATCGAGTTGGACCCCGATTACGTCCCTGCCTATACCCAGTTGAGCAACGCGCTGATCGACCTTGGCCGCAAAGAAGAGGCCAAGGCCGTTCTGGCAAGCGGCGTCGAAGCCGCCGCTCGCGCCGGTGACAAGCACGCCGCCGGCAAGATGGGCGATAAGCTGAAACTACTCGAGTAG
- the ftsH gene encoding ATP-dependent zinc metalloprotease FtsH produces MSENPSDRDDRQGSRPPGPPMRMSRGLFGWAASIIIFVFLAFYLMSNAGQRRELTVDQFWKELADNNIQELVIQANNNTIRGKLKNTQGKDQPPDFEVSWDKSAFNDAFWTELRASGVRYRIDQTGGALFNILINLLPWLLVIAFAWFFVFRQLRGVGGGPGGMLGNFGRSRHRVTTKEHTNITFADVAGIDEAKEECAEIIEFLKNPKKFQRLGARIPRGVLLVGDPGCGKTLLAKAIAGEADVPFFSISGSDFVEMFVGVGASRVRDLFKQAKDNSPCIIFLDEIDAVGRRRGAGFTSGGHDEREQTLNAILVEMDGFDTSDQVVVIAATNRADVLDPALVRPGRFDRQVFVPLADVKGRLEILKVHAKKVKLGPDVDLNKLARGTPMFSGADLAAIINEAALLATMANKDYVEMEDLEEARDKVRWGRAKKSRVVDEKERIATAYHEAGHAVAQCLLPDADPLHKVSIIPRGPYGGASFSLPEKDRTTYSSKWLNAQLRILCAGRIAEEITCNDVNTGASADIRQATETARRMVAEWGMSDRVGFIYYGDDPSRKTMWVDLPGGKEYSEETARLIDQEVQRVLSEAYTDTRRLLTENRQKLEAVAQALLKYETLDAAEVHALLRGESLDRPTVSDLLDAAHAGIGVRASAGPGTSKSSQPEFGSGPLPQPG; encoded by the coding sequence ATGTCTGAAAACCCGTCCGACCGCGATGATCGCCAGGGATCAAGGCCTCCCGGACCGCCCATGCGCATGTCCCGCGGTCTGTTCGGATGGGCGGCCTCGATCATCATCTTCGTCTTCCTCGCTTTCTACCTCATGTCTAACGCCGGCCAGCGCCGTGAATTGACCGTGGACCAGTTCTGGAAAGAGCTGGCGGACAACAACATCCAGGAACTGGTCATCCAGGCCAACAACAACACCATCCGAGGCAAGCTCAAGAACACCCAGGGCAAGGACCAGCCGCCGGACTTCGAGGTCAGCTGGGACAAATCCGCCTTCAACGATGCCTTCTGGACCGAGTTGCGGGCGTCCGGCGTCCGTTACAGGATCGACCAGACCGGCGGGGCGCTCTTCAATATCCTGATCAACTTGCTGCCCTGGCTCCTGGTCATCGCGTTCGCCTGGTTCTTCGTCTTCCGCCAACTCCGCGGAGTCGGCGGCGGACCGGGAGGTATGCTGGGCAACTTCGGCCGATCCCGACATCGCGTGACCACCAAGGAGCATACCAACATCACCTTCGCCGACGTCGCGGGCATCGACGAGGCCAAGGAGGAGTGCGCCGAGATCATCGAGTTCCTCAAGAACCCCAAGAAGTTCCAGCGGCTCGGGGCCCGTATTCCGCGCGGCGTGCTGCTGGTCGGCGATCCGGGCTGCGGCAAAACGCTGTTGGCCAAAGCCATCGCCGGCGAGGCGGACGTGCCGTTCTTCAGCATCTCGGGCAGCGATTTCGTGGAGATGTTCGTCGGCGTCGGTGCCTCGCGCGTGCGCGATCTGTTCAAGCAGGCAAAGGACAACTCGCCTTGCATCATCTTTCTGGATGAAATCGACGCCGTCGGCCGTCGCCGCGGAGCAGGCTTCACCAGCGGCGGACACGACGAAAGGGAACAGACGCTCAACGCCATCCTCGTCGAGATGGACGGCTTCGACACTTCCGATCAGGTGGTGGTCATCGCCGCTACGAACCGGGCGGACGTGTTGGATCCGGCACTGGTAAGGCCCGGGCGTTTCGACCGGCAGGTCTTCGTGCCCCTGGCCGACGTCAAGGGCCGGCTGGAAATCCTTAAGGTCCACGCCAAGAAGGTGAAGCTCGGCCCGGACGTGGATCTGAATAAGCTGGCCCGCGGCACGCCGATGTTCAGCGGGGCGGACCTCGCGGCGATCATCAATGAGGCGGCCTTGCTGGCCACTATGGCCAACAAGGATTACGTCGAAATGGAGGATCTCGAGGAGGCTCGTGACAAGGTCCGATGGGGCCGGGCCAAGAAGAGCCGCGTGGTGGATGAGAAGGAACGGATCGCCACCGCCTACCACGAAGCCGGCCACGCCGTGGCCCAATGCCTGTTGCCCGACGCCGATCCTCTGCACAAAGTAAGTATCATACCCCGCGGCCCCTACGGCGGTGCCTCATTCTCGTTGCCCGAAAAGGACCGCACAACTTACAGCAGCAAGTGGCTCAACGCACAGTTGCGCATTCTCTGCGCCGGACGCATCGCCGAGGAAATCACCTGCAACGACGTCAACACGGGGGCCTCTGCTGACATTCGACAGGCCACCGAAACGGCTCGCCGCATGGTTGCCGAGTGGGGCATGAGCGACCGCGTGGGCTTCATCTACTACGGCGACGATCCCTCCCGCAAGACGATGTGGGTCGACCTGCCCGGAGGCAAGGAGTATTCCGAGGAAACCGCCCGGTTGATCGACCAGGAAGTTCAGCGCGTGCTCAGCGAGGCTTATACCGACACCCGTCGGCTGCTGACCGAGAATCGTCAGAAACTGGAGGCAGTAGCCCAGGCCCTCCTGAAGTACGAGACGCTCGATGCCGCTGAGGTTCACGCGTTGCTGAGGGGTGAAAGCCTCGATCGCCCCACGGTGTCCGATCTGCTGGACGCTGCTCACGCGGGAATCGGCGTCCGCGCTTCGGCCGGTCCGGGTACCTCGAAGTCTTCACAGCCTGAGTTCGGCTCGGGGCCGCTGCCCCAGCCGGGATGA
- the lptE gene encoding LPS assembly lipoprotein LptE — MQPTSHHHRSVAALDIGRLALLAGSLLVCGCGYSNESLHPQTIRTVYVEMFQSREFRRGIEFELTEALRKEINVSTPYTNAPPEKADTILSGEVLEWRESSLGWDPIAIRPRETAATLIVRYRWKDVRTGKLLRDRPRFVTTVTYVRPAGETAAEGRLDAVSKLARNIVGDMENSW, encoded by the coding sequence ATGCAACCTACATCTCATCATCATCGATCTGTCGCCGCCCTCGATATCGGACGTCTGGCCCTTCTGGCCGGGAGCCTCCTGGTTTGCGGGTGCGGCTACAGTAACGAGTCGCTGCATCCCCAGACGATCCGTACCGTGTACGTGGAGATGTTCCAGTCCCGGGAATTCCGCCGCGGCATCGAGTTCGAGCTGACCGAGGCCCTGCGAAAGGAAATCAACGTCTCCACCCCATACACGAACGCCCCACCCGAAAAAGCCGATACCATTCTGTCGGGGGAAGTCCTGGAATGGCGGGAATCTTCCCTCGGCTGGGATCCGATCGCCATCCGACCGCGCGAGACGGCAGCCACATTGATCGTCCGCTACCGATGGAAGGATGTCAGGACGGGCAAGCTGCTGCGGGACCGTCCGCGGTTTGTCACCACCGTGACTTATGTGCGGCCGGCCGGCGAAACGGCGGCCGAAGGCAGACTGGACGCGGTCAGCAAGCTGGCACGAAACATCGTCGGCGACATGGAAAACAGTTGGTAG
- the bamD gene encoding outer membrane protein assembly factor BamD: MELRAGEVPVPPKRHAEHLVFNEKTGEWEYGVEPIPGTEDGDLDIARQWLAQGEYKTTCKIVRDWMKQYGSDAPRYPEALYLYGTAYLERGLYRQAHKAYQELLDNYPGSQYAESALSQEFRIAEQYMAGKRKRIWGGLLWFRDREGGIAIMDDLVANYSDTPLAEMAQMAKAEYYFSRGELDLAESEYATFAREYPRSRWHARALLMSARCAQGRFAGIKFDEAPLIEAEERYRQYLREYPAAAERDEVSTTIQQITATRADKTLDIGKFYEKTEKFQAARFYYREIIIRWPKTPAALEARNRLAAIGEPLEEPAILEPQASTNAVRHQETQR, from the coding sequence ATGGAACTACGGGCCGGCGAGGTGCCCGTTCCGCCGAAACGGCATGCAGAGCACCTTGTTTTCAACGAGAAGACCGGAGAATGGGAATACGGCGTTGAGCCGATTCCCGGAACTGAGGACGGCGACCTGGACATCGCCCGCCAGTGGCTGGCTCAGGGTGAATATAAGACAACCTGCAAGATCGTCAGGGACTGGATGAAGCAATACGGCAGTGATGCCCCGCGATACCCTGAGGCACTGTACCTCTATGGCACTGCGTACCTGGAGCGAGGCCTGTACCGGCAGGCCCACAAGGCCTACCAGGAACTGCTCGACAACTATCCGGGTTCGCAGTACGCCGAGTCGGCGCTCTCCCAGGAGTTCCGCATCGCCGAGCAATACATGGCCGGCAAGCGAAAGCGCATCTGGGGCGGTCTGTTGTGGTTCAGGGACCGCGAGGGCGGCATCGCGATCATGGATGACTTGGTTGCCAACTACTCCGACACCCCCTTGGCGGAAATGGCCCAGATGGCCAAGGCCGAGTATTACTTCAGTCGCGGCGAGCTCGATCTCGCCGAATCCGAGTACGCCACATTCGCACGCGAGTATCCCCGCAGCCGCTGGCATGCCCGAGCCCTGCTGATGAGCGCCCGATGCGCCCAAGGCCGCTTCGCGGGTATCAAGTTCGACGAGGCCCCATTGATCGAGGCGGAAGAGCGCTACCGTCAGTACCTGCGGGAATACCCGGCGGCCGCCGAGCGCGATGAGGTGTCGACGACGATCCAACAGATTACGGCCACTCGGGCGGACAAAACGCTCGACATCGGTAAGTTCTACGAGAAAACCGAAAAGTTTCAGGCCGCGAGGTTCTACTACCGGGAAATCATCATCCGCTGGCCCAAGACGCCTGCGGCCCTCGAGGCCCGCAACCGGCTGGCGGCCATCGGCGAGCCTCTCGAGGAACCCGCGATCCTCGAGCCGCAGGCCTCAACCAACGCCGTCCGTCATCAGGAGACGCAGCGCTGA